Part of the Flavobacterium sp. MDT1-60 genome, GCAATGAGTTTTCATCACGTAGATCACGAGGAGAAATAATCTGACCTGGTTTCAATACAGCAGAATCTCCAGCATCTTCAACTACTTTCATACCATATAATTTATCATTTTGAACGATAAAATCTTTAGTATGAATTAATTGATCTTCCAGGAATAATGTATCCCCTGGATCCTGAACCCTTACCTTACGCATCATTTGACGAATAACTACCTCAAAGTGCTTGTCATTAATTTTTACCCCTTGTAAACGGTATACCTCTTGAATTTCATTTACCAAGTACTGTTGAACAGCAGCCGGTCCTTGAATTCTTAAAATATCATCTGGTGTAATTGCACCGTCAGACAATGGTACTCCTGCTCTTACGAAGTCATTTTCTTGTACTAAGATTTGGCTTGAAAGTTTAACTAAATACTTTTTAATCTCACCAAATTTAGATTCGATAACAATTTCACGGTTACCTCTTTTGATTTTTCCAAAAGAAACAACACCGTCAATTTCAGAAACAACTGCTGGGTTTGAAGGGTTACGAGCCTCAAGCAACTCAGTAATTCTTGGTAAACCTCCTGTAATATCGCCTGCTTTAGAAGAACGACGTGGAATTTTAACCAATACTTTACCTGCTTTAATTTTCTCTCCATTCTCAACCATAAGGTGGGCTCCTACTGGTAAGTTATACGAACGAATCAATTCACCTTCTTTACCGTAAACCAATAAAGTTGGAATTAATTTTTTATTTCTTGCTTCAGAAATTACTTTTTCCTGGAATCCTGTTTGCTCATCGATTTCAACCATGAACGATTGTCCTTGCTCTAAATCCTCGTAAGCAATTTTACCAGTAAATTCAGAAACAATTACACCATTATATGGATCCCACTTACAGATCACAGATCCTTTAGTAACAACTTCACCATCCTTAACGAAAATACTAGATCCGTAAGGAATATTGTGTGTATTTAAAACGATTCCGGTTTTCTCATCAACCAATTTCAATTCAGTTGAACGTGATACTACGATATCAGTCGCATTACCTTCACTATCCTCACCTTTAACAGTTTTTAAATCTTCAATCTCAAGTCTACCGTTGAATCTTGTAACAATACTAGATTCTTCAGATATACCTCCAGCAACCCCTCCAACGTGGAACGTACGAAGTGTCAACTGTGTACCTGGCTCTCCAATAGACTGAGCTGCAATAACTCCGACAGCTTCACCTCTTTGTGTCATTTTTCCAGTAGCTAAGTTTCTACCGTAACATTTAGCACAAATACCTTTTAAAGCCTCACAAGTTAATGGAGATCTAACCTCTACTTTTTCAATTGGAGAAGCTTCGATAGTTCTCATAATTGCTTCAGTAATTTGGTGTCCAGATTGAACCATTACTTCATTAGTAAGAGGATTTATAACATCTTGCAATGCAACACGTCCTAAAATTCTTTCTCCTAACGATTCAACGATTTCCTCATTTTTCTTCAAAGCAGAAACTTCAACACCTCTTAAAGTTCCACAATCTTCGATGTTTACAATAACATCTTGTGAAACGTCATGAAGTCTTCTTGTCAAGTATCCGGCATCGGCAGTTTTAAGAGCCGTATCCGCAAGTCCTTTACGAGCACCGTGAGTAGAAATGAAATACTCAAGAATCGAAAGACCTTCCTTAAAGTTAGAAAGAATCGGGTTTTCAATAATCTCACCACCACCAGCAGTAGATTTTTTAGGCTTAGCCATCAAACCACGCATACCAGTTAACTGACGAATCTGTTCTTTAGAACCCCTAGCTCCAGAGTCAAGCATCATATATACAGAGTTGAAACCTTGTTGGTCTTCTCTAATATTTTTCATTGCTAACTCAGTTAATTGAGCATTGGCTGAAGTCCATACGTCAATAACCTGGTTGTAACGCTCGTTATTCGTAATAAGACCCATGTTATAATTCACAGAAATACCTTCAACTTGTTCTCTGGCATCTGCAATTAATTTTGTTTTTTGTTCTGGAATTCTAATATCACCAAGAGAGAAAGATAAACCTCCTCTAAATGCGAATTTATAACCCATATCTTTCATATTATCCAAGAAAGCCGCAGTTGTAGGTACATCAGTCACACTTAAAATGTGCCCGATAATATCTCTAAGGTTTTTCTTAGTCAATACATCATTGATATATCCAGCTGCTTCAGGTACTACCTCGTTAAATAATACACGCCCTGCAGTTGTTTGAATAATTTTGAACACTAATTCTCC contains:
- the rpoC gene encoding DNA-directed RNA polymerase subunit beta'; translation: MMNNRNNNKDKNPVKRFNKISIGLASPESILKESRGEVLKPETINYRTHKPERDGLFCERIFGPVKDFECACGKYKRIRYKGIICDRCGVEVTEKKVRRDRVGHINLVVPIAHIWYFRSLPNKIGYILGLPSKKLDMIIYYERYVVIQAGIAKNADGESLQRLDFLTEEEYLNILDTLPQENQYLDDMDPNKFVAKMGAECIMDLLARIDLDALSYELRHSANNETSKQRKTEALKRLQVVESFRESNLNRENRPEWMIMKVVPVIPPELRPLVPLDGGRFATSDLNDLYRRVIIRNNRLKRLMEIKAPEVILRNEKRMLQESVDSLFDNTRKASAVKTESNRPLKSLSDSLKGKQGRFRQNLLGKRVDYSARSVIVVGPELKLFECGLPKDMASELYKPFVIRKLIERGIVKTVKSAKKIIDKKEPVVWDILENVIKGHPVLLNRAPTLHRLGIQAFQPKLIEGKAIQLHPLVCTAFNADFDGDQMAVHLPLGPEAILEAQLLMLASHNILNPANGAPITVPSQDMVLGLYYMTKERISTPEHVILGQDLTFYSAEEVNIALNEGRLELNARVRIRAKDFNEAGELVFKIIQTTAGRVLFNEVVPEAAGYINDVLTKKNLRDIIGHILSVTDVPTTAAFLDNMKDMGYKFAFRGGLSFSLGDIRIPEQKTKLIADAREQVEGISVNYNMGLITNNERYNQVIDVWTSANAQLTELAMKNIREDQQGFNSVYMMLDSGARGSKEQIRQLTGMRGLMAKPKKSTAGGGEIIENPILSNFKEGLSILEYFISTHGARKGLADTALKTADAGYLTRRLHDVSQDVIVNIEDCGTLRGVEVSALKKNEEIVESLGERILGRVALQDVINPLTNEVMVQSGHQITEAIMRTIEASPIEKVEVRSPLTCEALKGICAKCYGRNLATGKMTQRGEAVGVIAAQSIGEPGTQLTLRTFHVGGVAGGISEESSIVTRFNGRLEIEDLKTVKGEDSEGNATDIVVSRSTELKLVDEKTGIVLNTHNIPYGSSIFVKDGEVVTKGSVICKWDPYNGVIVSEFTGKIAYEDLEQGQSFMVEIDEQTGFQEKVISEARNKKLIPTLLVYGKEGELIRSYNLPVGAHLMVENGEKIKAGKVLVKIPRRSSKAGDITGGLPRITELLEARNPSNPAVVSEIDGVVSFGKIKRGNREIVIESKFGEIKKYLVKLSSQILVQENDFVRAGVPLSDGAITPDDILRIQGPAAVQQYLVNEIQEVYRLQGVKINDKHFEVVIRQMMRKVRVQDPGDTLFLEDQLIHTKDFIVQNDKLYGMKVVEDAGDSAVLKPGQIISPRDLRDENSLLKRNDKNLVVARDVITATATPVLQGITRASLQTKSFISAASFQETTKVLNEAAVAGKVDDLEGLKENVIVGHRIPAGTGMREYDNTIVGSKDDYNEMMANKEEYIY